A window of Cryptomeria japonica chromosome 3, Sugi_1.0, whole genome shotgun sequence contains these coding sequences:
- the LOC131075779 gene encoding protein NRT1/ PTR FAMILY 5.10, with the protein MEATSSSESPLLTSITKDGCTDLKGRSISRQLTGGWKASFLIIGVEVTERFAFNSIYNNLLSYLTDVMHQSSATAAKNVNVWYGVASMLPLLGAFLSDSYLGRYRTIILSSLVYLLGLICLTLSTSLTFLIPPPCDNTSFFCPRPTAFQMGFFFISLYLVALAQGGQRPALQPFGAEQFDDGDPTERKHKSSFFNWWNFGLSIGLLLAGCVIVYIQENIGWGLGFAIPTVTMAVALPVFMCGTQMYRHKMPSSPVTRILQVFVAAIRKWNVSIHSQAEQSLYVNRGHTETRKLLPTDQFKFLDKATIEIDLDREHRTNIYWRLCTVTQVEEVKLILRLLPIWVACLMYGVVYVQSPTYFTKQGTTMDRRIIGHFKIAAASMQIFITISVLVLVPVYDRIFVPLARSITRNERGITLLQRISVGLSFSVLSMIVAALTEMKRLQVAKEYGLIDTPQVTIPQSIFWLLPQYILLGIAEVFAIVGLQELFYDQMPETMKSLGTALYWSIFGVGSFLSSILISIIEEISSRGKGQSWFADNLNKAHLDYYYWLLAALSALFLCIYLIFANCFIYKKEESKVYGDQEIT; encoded by the exons ATGGAAGCCACTTCCTCCTCTGAATCTCCCCTGCTCACCAGCATAACTAAAGATGGGTGCACAGACCTCAAAGGAAGGTCTATCAGCAGACAGCTCACAGGAGGATGGAAAGCTTCTTTCCTCATAATTGGAGTTGAAGTGACAGAGAGATTTGCCTTCAATAGTATTTATAATAACTTGCTCTCTTATCTCACTGATGTTATGCACCAGAGCTCTGCCACTGCTGCTAAGAATGTTAATGTCTGGTATGGTGTTGCGTCCATGCTTCCTCTTCTTGGAGCTTTTCTTTCAGATTCCTATTTGGGGCGGTACAGAACCATTATTTTGTCATCTCTGGTCTATCTGCTG GGTTTAATCTGTTTAACTCTTTCAACTTCCCTGACATTTCTGATCCCACCACCATGTGACAACACATCATTCTTCTGCCCCAGACCTACAGCTTTTCAGATGGGGTTTTTCTTCATTTCACTGTACTTGGTTGCTTTGGCTCAAGGAGGCCAAAGACCAGCTTTACAACCATTTGGTGCAGAACAATTTGATGATGGAGATCCAACAGAGAGGAAGCATAAGAGCTCATTCTTCAATTGGTGGAATTTTGGTCTAAGCATTGGTTTACTTTTAGCTGGTTGTGTGATTGTGTACATTCAAGAAAATATCGGGTGGGGTCTAGGGTTTGCCATCCCAACTGTAACCATGGCAGTAGCATTGCCTGTCTTCATGTGTGGAACACAAATGTACCGACATAAAATGCCTTCCAGTCCAGTAACTCGAATTCTCCAAGTTTTTGTTGCAGCAATTCGCAAGTGGAATGTTTCTATCCATTCTCAAGCAGAACAGAGCTTGTATGTTAATCGAGGACATACTGAAACAAGAAAGCTTCTACCCACTGATCAATTCAA GTTTCTTGACAAagcaacaattgaaattgatctgGACCGTGAACACAGAACAAATATTTATTGGAGGTTATGCACAGTCACacaggttgaagaggtaaagcttATTCTAAGATTGCTGCCCATTTGGGTAGCTTGTTTGATGTATGGAGTTGTTTATGTACAGTCTCCAACATATTTTACAAAACAGGGCACCACAATGGATAGAAGGATAATTGGGCATTTCAAAATAGCTGCAGCAAGCATGCAAATCTTTATTACCATATCTGTTCTAGTTCTAGTGCCTGTGTATGATAGAATCTTTGTCCCACTGGCCAGAAGCATAACTAGAAATGAACGTGGTATAACACTGTTACAGAGAATAAGTGTTGGTTTATCTTTTTCTGTTCTTTCAATGATTGTTGCAGCACTGACAGAAATGAAAAGGCTTCAAGTGGCAAAAGAATATGGATTGATAGACACCCCCCAAGTAACAATCCCACAAAGCATTTTTTGGCTGCTTCCACAATACATTCTACTTGGTATTGCTGAGGTGTTTGCAATTGTAGGCTTGCAAGAgttattttatgatcaaatgcctGAGACAATGAAAAGTTTGGGAACTGCCTTATATTGGAGTATTTTTGGAGTGGGCAGTTTCTTGAGCAGCATTCTTATTTCTATTATTGAGGAAATTAGTAGCAGAGGTAAGGGACAAAGCTGGTTCGCAGACAACCTAAATAAAGCTCACTTGGACTATTATTACTGGCTTCTGGCTGCATTGAGTGCACTATTTCTTTGTATCTATCTGATCTTTGCCAATTGCTTCAtctataagaaagaagaaagtaaAGTTTATGGAGATCAAGAGATAACCTGA